In the genome of Vanacampus margaritifer isolate UIUO_Vmar chromosome 1, RoL_Vmar_1.0, whole genome shotgun sequence, one region contains:
- the LOC144038773 gene encoding uncharacterized protein LOC144038773: MFFRLPRLTPGYIRLLQTQAYHNVCVVRPPEKTMPGMAMLLGAVGIGMCGYSSRQLALYHRPSSRVLQSVGSHTDASMVGAAMLRTPFLDATRRAGACQEIPPPSFVGQKFV; encoded by the exons ATGTTTTTCCGACTCCCGAGACTGACTCCGGGCTACATCAGGTTACTGCAG ACCCAGGCCTaccacaatgtgtgtgtggtgcgtCCACCCGAGAAGACCATGCCAGGCATGGCTATGCTTCTCGGGGCGGTGGGGATCGGGATGTGCGGGTACAGCTCCAGGCAGCTGGCGCTCTACCACCGACCTTCCAGCCGCGTGCTGCAGAGTGTTGGCTCGCACACCGATGCCAGCATGGTGGGCGCGGCGATGCTCAGGACCCCCTTCTTGGATGCCACCCGCAGGGCTGGAGCCTGCCAGGAGATCCCACCTCCTTCCTTTGTGGGCCAAAAGTTTGTTTAA
- the erich1 gene encoding uncharacterized protein erich1 codes for MTNRKEVFQSKVLQKLYPAAPKLEKEPSPPCIVVDVKRKITHQDIPHRNAAMPANTSTAIQSRRMYTVLPPPEGYDADSVKCVPLPQLESINFGEGPSGHDIQECSEELEQDVEANEQKRRKRRKRRLKFHEGTDGTTSTIVSSVVQKGTLMNEEKVNISRNKKRKLKKKRHKEKMLSKGLMTRASALEFTYQRETDEEEEEEEEDRMRAEVADFLRTTMEIYKSDSLLNAEKFPLLPGVLEDLVKSVASGSRPASLLKCLHTLKLCIQHKDPNRLEEALQDLNNNTLMSAEETTAVATLFQYWITDVLTINGANETELSHRLSHASTQCKD; via the exons TTTTCCAGTCAAAGGTACTCCAGAAGCTTTACCCTGCAGCTCCTAAATTGGAGAAAGAACCCTCCCCACCATGCATAGTAGTggatgtgaaaagaaaaatcactcATCAGGATATTCCTCACA GAAATGCCGCAATGCCGGCGAATACAAGTACAGCAATTCAAAGTAGGCGAATGTACACAGTTCTACCTCCTCCCGAAGGCTACGATGCAGATTCAGTGAAATGTGTTCCATTACCACAGCTCGAGAGCATAAATTTTGGGGAGGGTCCATCTG GTCACGATATACAGGAATGCAGTGAAGAGCTGGAGCAGGATGTAGAAGCAAATGAacagaaaagaaggaaaagaagaaaaaggcgaCTGAAGTTTCATGAAGGTACAGATGGAACAACTTCAACTATAGTGTCTAGTGTTGTTCAGAAAGGGACactgatgaatgaggaaaaagtGAACATTAGCCGGAACAAGAAAAGGAAACTGAAGAAGAAACGCCACAAAGAGAAGATGCTCTCAAAGGGTTTAATGACTCGGGCTTCTGCCCTGGAGTTCACATACCAAAGAGAAaccgatgaggaggaggaggaggaggaggaagacagaATGAGAGCTGAGGTGGCAGATTTCCTCAGGACCACAATGGAAATCTATAAGTCAGATT CTTTACTGAATGCAGAGAAGTTTCCTCTCCTTCCTGGTGTGTTGGAGGATCTTGTGAAGAGCGTTGCCAGTGGAAGCAGGCCTGCGTCTCTCTTAAAATGTCTTCACACTCTGAAGCTATGTATTCAACACAAGGACCCAAACAGACTGGAAGAAGCACTGCAGGACCTCAACAACAACACCCTAATGTCTGCAG AGGAAACCACTGCGGTTGCCACATTGTTCCAATACTGGATAACAGACGTTCTTACCATAAATGGAGCCAATGAGACTGAACTCTCTCACAGACTTAGTCATGCATCAACACAGTGTAAGGATTAA